Part of the Candidatus Saccharibacteria bacterium genome, TCGGCGATCAACATTCTGTCGCCAGCTTTTACTTTTTGAGTTAAGTCATATTGAATTGGAAGCTCATCGCTATCTTCAGCCTGTTCTTTTCCATACACACAGCTAATTGTGTTGCCAGCTTTTACTTCTATTTCGTCATTTAGTAGGCCAAAACGAATTTTTGGACCTTGTAAATCTTGTACAACTGCCACTGGTTTGCCAACAGTGCGGGCAGCGCTGCGTATCCAGGCTATTTGTTGAACTCGCTCTTGAAATGTACCGTGCGAAAAATTAAGTCGAATACCGTTTGCGCCGTTTTTAATCAGATTCTCAATCGATTTTCTGGAATTGGTTGACGGACCAACCGTGGCTAAAATTTTTGTACGTTTGTAGGAATGGATTGGTGTTTCTTTACTCATACTTTGTAGTCTACAAGGTAACGATTTTAGTATCTAGTTAAGTTTTTTGCTTTTTACTTTTAGGTGTACGTAAGTCAACGCAATCGCTCCAAGCGTTAATGCGCTAATAGCTAGCTGAATGCTACGATCTTGCTCGGCTCTATCAAGCGTGCCGCAATCGTTTAAGGGCCTTTTTTGTTCTGAATATTCATTTTCCCAGTCAATTACGGTGTTTTCTGTCTCGCAGTTTTGAATCTCACATTCAATGGTGTCTTCTTCGCAATAAATAACACTTAGAGCCTGCGTCGGCGAATAGATAGTGACTACAATGAGCAATGAAACGAGTAATTTAAGCATGAGGTTAGTATAGCAGCTAGCGTTTAGATGCGGGCTCATACATACAGACAGACACCTGCACTTGGTGGTTAGAATCTTTGCTTTTTATATGTCTACTGAAATATTAAAAAATACGATCTATCCACAGATTATGTAAAGAAATCAACAGAACCTTTACGCTCAGAAGCTTATAATGGTTTTTGAAATAAAGGGGGATTTTTAATGCATCATACCAATGCAGTTCGCACGAGCTGGCTTAAACTAACCGCCACTGCGACAACAGTACTGGCTTTAATGTTATCAATGACAAACTCGGTAGGAGCAACTCATTTAATTAATTATCAGTCAGTGCCGTTTACGCCTGATGAGATTTCTAATAACTGGGTAGTTGATCGAGCGACACCATCAGGTGGCCACGGGTCCGTTTCTTATGCTGATCGAGATAATGTAATGGAAATGAATATTGATGTTGAGAACAGAAGCGAACTTGGTGGATTCTACTTCACTGAGGGTTTGCAGCGCGACCTCGCTGACGAAACATTCGCACTCAGCAACGATCTATTTGTTGAATCCAGCTGGTCAGAAATTGATGTACGCGCTGGACTATGGGGAGTAGGAAACAATGCCGGTGATGATGTGTCAGCTTACCCAATAACAGAATTTACAACTGCAGGAGAAGGTGATTTCACTGGTTGGAGAGTATGGGACGGCGTGCTCGGAGGTTGGACAAATCTACCAGAAGTTGAATACAAATCAGATGAATGGAATAGTCTACAAATTATATTAAATAATGACACTCTGATGTTTGATCATTACATAAATGGCGAACTAGTTGCTGCAACAACCGCTGGTGACTCTGTTGATTTCGGATCAATAATCCTAAACAACTTTAACTACGGCTCAGAAGCATCTAACTACAGCGTTCATTGGAGTGAGTTTGCATTTGCTACTGATATATATGAATCACCAGTATCAAAAAACGAGTGTAAAAAAGGCGGATACGAAACGTTTGGATTTAGTAACCAAGGTCAATGTATTCAATACGTAAATACTGGTAAAGACAGTCGCTAAGTCGTCGCGTAACTCCTTAAAAAACCGAGCTAGCTAGAGCTCGGTTTTTTAATTGGTGACCCTAACCTGCCTGCCGGTAGGAAGGGAAAATATCTAACGATATAATCTGCGTAACTTTTCGAAGCTAGGAGGTAGCTTCTGTGAGAGCACTTGATTATCTGAACTCTAGAGTTCGTGCTCTCTTCGAGAGCTAACCACGAAAAAACCCACCGCAAGGGTGGGCATTTTCGTGGTGACCCCAAGGAGGATCGAACTCCTATTTTCAGGATGAAAACCTGATGTCCTAACCATTAGACGATGGGGCCAATTTACTCGGGAAATACTATCATTTTCACCTCTGTTTCGCAAGATTAAAAATTTACAAGCCAGCGTTGTCGATTATTATGTAGGTTATGAACAAAAATATAAAACTACTACTCACTGCCAACTATTGGCATACATTTGGCTTTACTCTGCTATCGCCTCTGTATGCCGTGTACGTAACACAGCAACTAAACGGCTCGGAATTCGAAATTGGCCTGTCCTACTCGGTCTATGGATTCTCGGCAGGCATTTTAATGATTATTGCGGGCCGTGTAGAAGATTCAATCTCTAAATACGCCAAACAGATTTTAACCTTTGGCTACGTCCTCTTAGCAATTGCTTCATTTGGCTATTTGCTGGTGGATAGCATTTACCAACTTATGTTTTTGCAAATGATATACGCAATGGCCGTTGCCATATACGTGCCTATGTCAAAAACCTTGTTCTCGAAACTGGAAGACGACGGCAAAGAGTCGTCAGAATGGGCGATCATGGATGGCGGCAACTTTTTAATTATCGGTTTCTCGTCTTTAATTGGAGGCTACTTATTGGCAAACTATTCCTTTGATGTGATCTTTATCGGCATGGGCATAAGCCAATTATTTGCAGCCCTATTAGTTTCTCGGGTGGCGCCTTCTAGAATATAAAGTCGAGGCAGTAGCTAATCAGTATATATGTTGTATCTAGCCCTTAAGGAGTGAGTGCCTCGGCATATTCAACAATAGAACGGGCTAAGTCTTGATACGTACGATTTCGTAAATTTCTATCTGTTATATCTGGTGTAGTTATTTGCAGCTCTGCCTGCTCTAAAACTGCTCCGGTATTTAGGGGTGGCAATGCTCCATTTAATTCCGCATTTCTCAACACCATAAATTTGTCGTAGTCTACTGTATCGCCTAATCGGCCCCGAAGTTTCATGCGATTAAATTCAGTCTGTGGGTCAGGTGCATGCACCCCAACAATCACACCCCTGTCACTAATAACACCCGCTGTGTCATCAGGATCTCGTAACCCATCAACTACACAGCCAATTGCATTAGCAGCTCGGGCCTCTTTTATAGCTTGCCTGTAAATAAAATCGCTACCGCGCTCTTGTTTTTGACGTTGCACAAACTCGCGCATACTATAACGATCTCCTTGATGATGACCGTATTCTTTTAAATACTCCCCTTTTAGCCAAGTACTATCAAAAAGCTGATAGCCATGTTCAACTTGGATTGCCTTAGATAGTTCAGACTTACCCGAACCGGGCAAACCAACAACTGCAATAATTGGAAACTCGTTCATAATAAATTATATAATATGTCAATAATCTATTCTGGTCAATTTCAAAGTTCGCTTAGAATTTGGCCTTTGGCAATAAATCGAAGAATCTCTTTGAAGTAATCGTAGGTATTATCAGGAAGTGACTGTTCATTAAACCAACCTATCTGCGTACACTTGTCTGGCTCGGCATTTACTACCTCGCCTTGCCAATTGGTGATTTCATAAAATAAGTCCAGTCGGTCTTCGTCAGAATCATCTACTAATCTATGCGAGACATGAACAAGGGTGATGTCGTCTTTGTTGACGCTTACACCGACTTCTTCTTGTAACTCGCGAACAACGGCATCGCTAAAATGTTCGTCTTTTTCAACATGGCCTGACGGAACAATATATTCGTTGTCTTTATAGCCAGTATTTTGACGCAGCAACATAGGAAATGTACCGTCTTCGCGCCGTAAAATCATATACACAGCAGCTATATGTGAGTGTCGTTTTGTCATTCTAATCTCGTTTCTAACTTAAACTATTTAGTTCTGTGCCTATATCACTTGGGCCTAAATTATCTAGACCGTTTTGATGAGAACTGCCTACCTGCTGTCTTCTTTCTCGGCGATTTTGTTGTTCCATGCCCACAGCCGCACTAAGCGCTCGTAAATCTCCGTCCGACAAATCTGGCACTGCCTCTATCGCGTCTGAAACCGACAGTATGTTTTTGTTTTGTGGTTCACCCATATTGCTTGAATTGTAGCAAAGCCCACAACCGCATAGCCAGGGTTTTTTTATATATGCCCTGCACCCAAAACAAATAGCTTTTTCCGCAGCTGTTATTCAATTATAATTAAGCTAAGCAATCATCCTCCGGGCCCTGTGCGCTTTTAAAACAAGCTTTAGTTTGTCTGTTTACGATAGTTCTAGCGGCGGACGGCCACGCTATCTACCAGCAAGCTCTTTTCTAAAAAATCCGTTCACCTCTACCAATCAATTCCTTGGAGCTTGTTTTAATGGATCCGACAATAGTTATTAATGAACGTGTTGATGTGATCGCCCTGTACCGTAAGGGCGGTGATATCAGTGCGCTCGCGTTCCCAGCCAAAATGCGCTACAACGGCCAAGATATAGTTTTTACGAAACTCGGCATGCGCCACCCTACAAGCAAAGGCAAGCGCATGATTCATGTGTTTGACGTGTCAGACGGAGTAAACGACTACCGCCTAGAATTTGATGCCGAAAACCTAACCTGGACGCTGGTAGCTATGATCGGGGGTGCATAGCTATGACACAACTTGATCTTAATACCGAAAAGCCAGCCGTAATGTGGATTGATTTAAATAGCGCGTTTGCCAGCGCCGAACAGCAAGCCCATCCGTCACTACGCGGTAAGCCCATGGGCGTGACCAATCGGCTGTCTAAAGAATGTTGCGTAATCGCTGCCTCATACGAAGCTAAGGCTTTGGGCATAAAAGTTGGTGTGCGTCGCAGTGAAGCGCTGGCTTTGTGTCCTGAATTTATTATGCTCGAAACCGACCCGCCCAAGTACCACAACGTCTATAAAAAATTACTTAACATCCTGCTCGATTATTCGCCTCATGTAAAAATGAAAAGTATCGATGAAGGTATTATTGATTTCCATGGCATGGAGAGCTTCAACAAAGGCCAGTCGCTTCAAGACATTGGCCATGAAATTAAACAGCGTGTGTACCGCGAAATTGGCGACTACACTCGCATAAATGTTGGTATTGCACCCAACAGGTTTTTAGCTAAAACTGCCGCTGGTCTACATAAACCAGACGGGCTTGATACCATTGACCACACTAATTTATTAGACGTCTACGGCCAGCTTGAATTGCAGGACCTAAATGGCATTGCCGACGGTTACGGCAGTCGGCTGCGTGCCTACGGAATCACTACGCCCTTGCAATTTTTAAATGCTCCTCAAAACCTTCTGCAAAAACGAGTATTTAAAAGTATTAATGGCCTGCACTGGTATCGTCGTCTGCGTGGCTATGAAGTTGACGACTACGACACGAACCTTGGCATGATTGGCCGGCAATGGGTGGTGGGAAATGTCACAAATAACGAAACGTACCTGCGCTCTTGTTTACATTTCTTAACCGAAACTACCGGCATGAAACTGCGGTTCAGAAACGTAGAGGCTCGTGGTGTTTGCGTCTGGCTGGCCTTTAATAATGGTGAGAGTTTTTACGACAAAAAAACCTATAAAACCACCTGTTATTCCAACCAAGACATTTGGCTAAGGGTATTGCGATTATTTGAAAAGCGCCCCACTCATCTTAAGGTGCGCACCATGGGGTTGTATTTGTATAATTTAGAGCCCTCTACGCGCAGTCAATTGAGCTTGTTCGAAGAGGACGCTAAAAAGGAATTTTTAACCAAAGCCGTCGATGAAATTAATGATTTTTACGGCACGTTCACGGTGTTTTCAGCCGACACGTTAACTGGTACCAAACATATTAAACAAAAAATACCGTTTGGCGGAACAGAGTATTTTAACTTACTACTAAAACGACAGTAATTGGACGCATTTTGCT contains:
- a CDS encoding MFS transporter, translating into MNKNIKLLLTANYWHTFGFTLLSPLYAVYVTQQLNGSEFEIGLSYSVYGFSAGILMIIAGRVEDSISKYAKQILTFGYVLLAIASFGYLLVDSIYQLMFLQMIYAMAVAIYVPMSKTLFSKLEDDGKESSEWAIMDGGNFLIIGFSSLIGGYLLANYSFDVIFIGMGISQLFAALLVSRVAPSRI
- a CDS encoding NUDIX domain-containing protein, whose product is MTKRHSHIAAVYMILRREDGTFPMLLRQNTGYKDNEYIVPSGHVEKDEHFSDAVVRELQEEVGVSVNKDDITLVHVSHRLVDDSDEDRLDLFYEITNWQGEVVNAEPDKCTQIGWFNEQSLPDNTYDYFKEILRFIAKGQILSEL